The Hoplias malabaricus isolate fHopMal1 chromosome X2, fHopMal1.hap1, whole genome shotgun sequence genomic interval CATAGCATTTTGTAGTTCCACaataacagactgtagtccaccctTTGTTCTGAGcagggatggtttgggtggtgttAGTGTTTATTGGatcagagtggatcagacacagcagttgctgctggagttcttaaacaatgtgacgcctcactgtccactctgttagacacacttaCCTCGTTAGTCCACCTTGTcgatgtaaagtcaaagacagtagctcagCTGTGGTTTGGTTGGTTTTCGACACCCTCTTCTGCTCCGTGCCAAGTCTGTGAAGAAGTCTGTGATCTGCAGATTCAGGACAGGGACAAACTAAATAAACAATGCATTTTGAACAGTCTGTGTTCTGTATATCAGCTGTGCCACAGCAGTTTAAGCCAaaatgcagctgaacagagaggAAATCACAGAGGAGGAGGACTGACGTTTATAAATAGAGAGAGGAATGCACAGCCCGGTGCGGTGTCGAGTCCGCCGGAGTTTAGACGGAGTCTAAACAGTGTGGACATGAATGCTCATTGTCCACATCTTCTCGAAGTACCGGCAGGTACTGGCAAATCAGCgtgagttacatagtgcagtttctgcagtgctgaagccCAGATTTCCTACGACAAAGGTTATATTCTCccaattacaggtcagtgaagcatcacggtaattttgaagctgtaattttaaggtaaaaatactatctAGAGTCCTTTAATTTTAACTCCAACTTCATACAGAGTCCTTGTTTGGAAAATAAGTGATTACAGTTCAGAAAACCGCGGACATACAACCGATATGACGGTATATATGCCATTTATAATCTGGAAAACATGAACAGAGCTCCTATCAGTGCTGTGGTCACCCCTGGACACCTCTGTCCTGAGGTTGCAGTGAAtctcagtgtgtttttgtgtgtgttgtagatgCCGAGTTCGGGATGAGCATGAAAATGCCTTACGAGCCTCAGTCAGAGTTCAGGGTGTTTTCTCCAGAGGTGGACTTAGAGGATGCCTGTACGGTCAAGCTTTTCCAGCCTCACACGCTGCAGTCCTGCGGCTTCAACAGCAGTCACCCGCTGGTCATCATCACTCACGGCTGGTCGGTATGGGACTTCATTATCAGGAGCAAAATGGGAGGATAATGTTTATAAAAGTGTTAAAGAGTCTACTTCAGTCTTTCATCTGTGTCTTATtagaaaaattcattcattcattcattatctgtaacccttatccagttcagggtcgcggtgggtccagagcctacctggaatcattaggcgcaaggcgggaatacaccctggagggggcgccagtccttcacagggcaacacacacacactcacacattcactcacacactcacacctacggacactttttgggttgccaatccacctaccaacttgtgtttttggactgtgggaggaaacccacgcagacacagagagaacacaccacactcctcacagacagtcacccggaggaaacccacgcagacacaaagagaacacaccacactcctcaaaggcagtcacccggaggaaacccacgcagacacagggaaaacacaccgcactcctcacagacagtcacccggaggaaacccacacagacacagggagaacacactgcactcctcacagacagtcacccggaggaaacccacacagacacagggagaacacatcgcactccggagcgggactcgaacccacaacctccaggtacatggagctgtgtgactgcgacactaacctgctgcactaccATGCTGCCCCTATTAGAAAAATAATTCAGGTTATTAGAAACACATACTAAGAATTTCccttcactggccactttattagaaacacttacTGGTTGTTCACTGGCCAGATTCAGAGCGCAAGACTACTGTTGTCCAGATATTTGTGTTGTTGAGCCTTCTCCGCAGAAGCAGGGGCTGAGTGTGGGTCTCAgagagtctctgtgtgtgtgcctgtgtgtgtgtgtgtgtgtgttttttgatatATCCACCTTAAAGGAAAACTACGTAACACTTTTTACCTTTAACTGTACCTTGAAGTTTCAAAATCAATGTGaggcttcactgagctgtaacagagagactAGGGCCTCTGGTTTGTGCTACTccagcctcagcactgcagaaactgcactaggtaGGAGTTAGATTATCTAGTCTAGTGGCTGGTGAGTGTGTACGCTACGTAGCGCTGATCAAATACAGTCTGCAAAATATAATGAATATCAAAGACTCCAGCAGGAAAGGCCTGTGATTAACCAGACGCCTGGTCTCTGATGCTGTAGATGGACGGGATGATAGAGAGATGGGCCACGAAACTGGCCACCGCTCTGAAGAACTCACAGAAAGACATTAACGTTCTGTTCACTGACTGGATGACCCTGGCACATCAACACTACCCCATTGCTGCTTGGAACACACGCATCGTGGGGCAGGACATCGCTCAGCTGCTGATTTGGCTTGAGGTGAGGGgtgtaaaaaaaatcagttgcTGGTGTGGTGTTTGCGATTATGATCAAGTGTCCGATCTGATTTTGAGTCCAAATACAAGCAAATCCTAAGCTGAAATGTTCGACTGTCTtgtgtaaagccttcacagaagaCAAGCAGATCTCTGTATGAAACCACTCTAAAAGTATTACCATTAAATGTTTCTCTACGTGTCCCCCTCAGGATTACATTCAGGTTCCAGTGAGTAAGGTCCATCTCATTGGTTACAGTCTGGGGGCTCACATATCAGGGTTTGCCGGCAGTAACCTGGCCTCTTCTGGGAGGACACTGGGGAGAATCACAGGTGAGAGACATAACAGGACATTGTTACTTACTTCAGGCGTCTTATTCAggtattcatttttaaactgaGGTTTATTGTTCAGTAATTACAAATGAGTTGGCGTatactacactgtaaaaaattgctgtaaatttacagcaagtctgctacagtattttactgtaaatcacagtatttacagtaaattattgtattattcaattacagtaatatgctgtaaatttgaaatacagtagtgttcctgtaaaaatacggtaaatggctgggaactctgctgccagtattttactgtaaaatttacaagaaatttttacagtgtatgatttaatgcaaaatatgtgtgtgtgtgtgtgtgtgtgtgtgtaggcctgGACCCTGCAGGCCCTCTTTTCGAGGGCATGTCCCCGACAGATCGCCTCTCTCCTGATGATGCCAGGTTCGTGGATGCCATCCACACGTTTACCCAGCAGCACCTGGGGCTGAGTGTGGGCATCAACCAGCCCGTCGCCCACTTCGACTTCTACCCCAACGGAGGGTCTTCTCAGCCCGGCTGCCACCTGCACGTCCAGAACCTGTACACACACCTCGCTCAGTATGGCCTTATGGgtaagagagagggggagagggagggatggacGGAACATAGCGCTGGGTAACGACCTCTACTGGTGTGATAGTGTTAGTCATTATTAATGGGTGAATGGATAAATGTgatagaaatgaatgaatgaaacaattgAAGGTACAGATGATAGAAATTGATAGATACAagattgatgaatgaatgactggatgaataATGGTTGGAGTGATGAATATGGGATAGATGAAAGGATGGATGGATCACTGGACAGATATAAGAAAggtgggtgaatgaatgaatcaccgaacgaagaaacaaacacacaaatgaatgaatgaatgaatgaatgaatgaatgtaaggaTAGATGAAAGCATGGATGGATCACTGGACAGATATATGAAAggtgggtgaatgaatgaatgacagaacgaaaaaacacacaaatgaatgaatgaatgaatgaatgaatgaatgaatgaatgaatgaatgtaaggaCAGAAGAATAAAATGATAGATGGATCACTGGACAGATATAAGAAagatgggtgaatgaatgaatgactgagcGAAGAAACTAACacacgaatgaatgaatgactgaatgactgactgactgactgactgaatgaatgaatgaatgtaaggaTAGAAAAATGAAAGTATGGATGGATCACTGAACAGGAAGATgggtgaatgaattaattaataaatgagtgaacaaacaaagaaactaatgaatgaatgaaagggtgGATGGATGAATTGATGGATATGGAAATGGAAGGGATGGACAGATGATGCCTTGGGAATTAGGGTAGATAAATGGATGGACTGATTCCAATTGGACAGACGGAtggatgtatgtatgtgtgaagGATATGAaggggatggatggatggagggaaGGATGGTGGAGATGAAAGCATGGATCTGAGGGATATGGATGGATGAACGGATAGATGTATTGTGGATATAAGTGTAGAACCATGGATATGTGGAGGACGGATGAGTGAACGTATGATATAGAAGGATGGACAGATGGTGTAAGGATGTGGGTGGAGGGGTGCAGTAGATGGCTGATGAAGATCAAACCAGTGATggtttatattaaaaattaattaaataaagtcatctaaaataaatgtaagagACGTCGTGCAGATAAAAGAGGATTTGACAAAACACTCAGAACGTCTCCCAGGAGAACGTTAGCTTTCGTCCACATGTCTACATCCACCCATCTTCATCCACTTCAGGCTGGTCCTTCCCATGAAGCTGATGTCAGGCTGTGAATGAGCTCTATGGAGAAACTGGACGTTGGGTGTGAGACCTGCTCAAACAGTGCGGCTTGTCCAGTGatgaagagagagtgtgtattgaTGGGTCTAGGCATGATCAAAGCACAACACAGCAGGACTGCTGTTCCCTAGGGAGTACAAATACACTCATATTTTGGCTAATTTTGGAGCGCTATTCTACAGCAGTGCAaaacagatgaaaaaaaaaaaaaaagcaaatgaacATAAATAATTTAAGCCCATTGCAAAATAACAgatgttttaataaaattctgGCTGAGGGCTAGAACATGATTCCAAAGTCATGTAAAGCCAACCACTACTTCTTTTTGAAATGGCACCAACCcatagctcaacacgcttggaggagaacaataacACTTCGGTTCTCTTGGCGCGACCAACGTATGCACTGGTCAGCATCATTCTTACTTAAGGGGAAGAGAAAGGACAGTCCTCTGTGGACATACATTTAACTTGCCATCTCCCAGTCATAGGAGCAATTCTTAAGACAGTTGCCCCTCACTGGAGCCCTACTTGCCTTTGCTGCTGTGAACCAGAGCATGATGTTAAAAATAGAGAAGTAAATCATGTGAAATTCACCttcagaagtgtgtgtttgtgtgcaggttTCGAGCAGACGGTGAAGTGTGCTCACGAGCGCTCCGTTCACCTGTTCATCGACTCTCTCCTGAACAAAGACAAACAGATCACGGCTTACAAGTGCAGCAGTGATGAGGCGTTTAACAAGGGCATGTGCCTCGACTGCCGCAAGAACCGCTGCAACACTCTGGGCTACGACATCAAGAAACACCGCACCAGCCGCAGCAAGAGACTGTACCTCAAAACTCGCTCGCTCATGCCTTTCAAAGGTAAACTGGTAAAACTGCACTGTATTAACACTGACAAAGCAAAAccttaatgtttaaaatactttataatataaatttacagttatatataatGATTTACATTATTTAGAACATTGGAGATTTAGCTCAACTACCACCAGCATGCATCATCCTCCTGGATGATGCGACAGCAGCCAATCCAAGCCAGgacactcaccacacatcagctattaAGCAGAACGGTGACAGCATAAGGGAGGAAACGCACCCagcagtccattacagggcatcacacactcctctAGTCACACAGAAACCAGGAGCAGACATGAGGTGAACAACCAGGCAAAGAAAGAACTAGTGATCGCAGCACCTAGGAGCTgcgtggcagtgacactacgaGTAGCACCACTATGTCACTCCTACCAGTTGTCCTTTACATCAtgtaattagaattagaattaataACAGAATCACTTGCAcacagtgttctccctgtgtctgcgtgggtttcctccgggtgactgtctgtgaggagtgtggtgtgttctccctttgtctgcgtgggtttcctccgggtgactgtctgtgaggggtgtggtgtgttctccctttgtctgcgtgggtttcctccgggtgactgtctgtgaggagtgtggtgtgttctccctgtgtctgcttgggtttcctccgggtgactgtctgtgaggagttgatgtgttctccctgtgtctgcgtgggtttcctccgggtgactgtctgtgaggagttggtgtgttctctctgtgtctgtgtgggtttcctccgggtgactgtctgtgaggagtgtggtgtgttctccctgtgtctgcgtgggtttcctccgggtgactgtctgtgaggagtgtggtgtgttctccctgtgtctgcgtgggattcctccgggtgactgtctgtgaggagtgtggtgtgttctccctgtgtctgcgtgggattcctccgggtgactgtctgtgaggagtgtggtgtgttctccctgtgtctgcgtgggtttcctccgggtgactgtctgtgaggagtgtggtgtgttctccctgtgtctgcatgggtttcctccgggtgactgtctgtgaggagtgtggtgtgttctccctgtgtctgcgtgggtttcctccgggtgactgtctgtgaggagtgtggtgtgttctccctgtgtctgcgtgggtttcctccgggtgctccggtttcctcccacagtccaaaaacacacgttggtaggtggattggcgactcaaaagtgtccgtaggtgtgagtgtgtgagtgaattgccctgtgttgccctgtgaaggactggcgccccctccagggtgtatccctgccttgcgctcaatgattccaggtaggctctggacccaccacgaccctgaattggataagcgcttacagataatgaatgaatgaatgaatgaatcacttgcacacagaggaatttttttcactgcatttaacccaatccgtttagtgaaacacacacacactagtgaacactagggggcattGAGCTCACATGCCCAAAGCGGTGGGCAACCCTAGCCATGGTGGCCAGGGAGCAGTCCAGTTACAACCCAGCCCAGCAcctcccccccaaaaaatggaattaatttttaaaaaaagaagaagaagaatgagccaataaaaatggcccaaaacccAACAGCTTCTATGACCAGTAACAATTATGGAAGCATCATTTAAGGGCTTTAATAATGGAATAGTTTTCTAAAACAACATCCTATTATTCAataaagaaccttttaaaaagTTAATATGTTACATTATTGAACAATTCTCTGAAATGCAAGAGATAGAAAGTCCATTACTGTGGAAAAGGCTGTTAATCTGAGAGAACTCTGTGTTTGCTGAGCACACAGCACTTTTCCTGTGTTTGAACAGTTCCTGCACTTTGTCTTTCCAAAGCCTCTTTATATGGAACGAGGCTGTTATTGTTCAAATTTACCATTTTACCTTAATTTAGCAGGATCAGgttgtaactgctgcaccatttaaagtggacgACAAGTAATACGTAATAATAATTTTGAGTTTATTGTGACAAGATCAGGCCAGACTCCCTCCTGTATTTCCCTGCTGTGATTTTCCCTCAAACAACTGTGTGCTGAAGAGCTTGAAGAGATCTGCTGAATGCTAATTGGCTAAAGCTAATTGGGGTTGATTTATCCACAGTGTACCACTTCCAGTTCAGGATCCAGCTGTTCACAGAGGTTGAGACGATTGATCCATCACTCAGCATCACTCTCACAGGAACGCTGGGAGAGAGTGAAACCCTGCCCATCTCCCTGTGAGTCTTCATTATCCATCACAGTCTTTAGTAGAGAGTAGGGATTTCTGCCAATCAGCAAAAGATACATAAAAGCATCTAGTAAGTTAAAATGAGAATGTTTCCCATAGTTATGTTTTAGTGTCTCATAATGAATGATTAGCATCTCATAGTAAAGATTTGATTCCTCATAATTATGACCCGGTCTTTCACAAAAATGAGATAATGTCCTTATGAAGAGATGAAAAACCCTTTCTGAGAAAATAAGTCCAATTTATGAGATAAATTGtggtaattgttttattgtcttCTTTTTTCCTAAACCAGTAAGATGTAAACAATCACTCAGAgcggtttgatgtgaaatgctttgTTCTATAAAAACAGGTTGAGCCAGAATTGTTCCGTGTTAATTacaggaaccagacgtctttttaatatatttttttaagtaaaattaagtaatttaatacatttgaatTGTGTGATTAGGAAAATGGGTGGTGCAACTTGGAgtgacagctccagggacctggaggttgtgggttcgattcccgctctgagtgactgtctctgaggagtgtggtgtgttctccctgtgtctgcgtgggtttcctctgagtgactgtcgtgaggagtgtggtgtgttctccctgtgtctgtgtgggtttcctccgggtgcttcggtttcctcccacagtccaaaaacacatgttggtaggtggattggtgactcaaaagtgtccgtaggtgtgagtgtgtgagtgaatgtgtgattgtgtgtgttgccctgcgaaggactggcgcccctgtttctgccttgtgcccaataattccaggtaggctctggacccaccgcgaccctgaactggataagagttacagataatacaTGGATTaggaaaatattgaaaatgtttgtCATTTACATTTTGCCTTTCAATTTGGCCCAAGCTCAGAGCTCAATTCTACAACAgaactgtccctttaaaaaagtgaaaaaacttTCATCAGCATAGGAATGTGTTTACTGTACTGACCACAAtagtttatttaaatacatatatcTTTATTAGCATATTAGATGTAAAACATCTCTTAAGATTTCTCTTTTATCAGCATCAAAGCTCTTCCTATGTTTTGAATTAAAtaagaatattaataatttaaatctgGCCCGATCATAAGGAAATACTAACAGTGAGACGaggaaattaaaaaattatttaatgtttttcgCAGGGCATCTCTCAGTGTAGGAACCAGTGTGTGTTACTTGTGTATGAGTGTCAGCAGTTTCAGGCCAACTCTGAGTATAAACAAACACTTtcacatgtttaaataaaataatgtctgTCCAATTAGCAATAATCTTTAGCAGTGCAATACGCATAGGTAGAATACAAgccagtgctgttttttttctattaaataaaaaaatataactgTCAGCAATCAGAGTAATAAAAGGTACTcaagaaaatgtgtttaactttGCAACTAAACCTAGACTAAGTGCAGATATGGGCCACTTCAGGAACTTTTGGCCCGATGTTTCTGTTGGAAAACTGCACGCGAAACAATAGTGGTTCAGAACAGATCTGGCCCACTTCTGAATAAGGTAAGACCGCATTGGTCATGGAAAACTGAACATGAGGCAACAGTGACCCAAAAGTAACCTTCACTGATATGTGACCCTCATGTGGAAAGTGCAAGTGATCAACCCAAGTGCTGTAAACCATGTGGAAATTGGGCCGGATGAAAATTGGGCCACACCTGGGCCTGATTAATTGTGCTATCTGAGGAACAAACCTGAGCCGGCTCTAATCATGGTCTACTGTTAGCAAcgcaacatacactaacacatcaccacgtTAGTGTGACTACagcgctaagaatgatccaTTACCCAAATCACAccggctctgtggtggtcctgtggggtcctGTGGGGTCCTTTCCATTAAAGAACCAGATTGAAAAagggagctgagagaatgaatggTGCGTGTAGCAACTAGGATGTTGttctaatgttatggctgatctgtgtataaaGTCATGActggggtgtgtgtatgtgtgtgtgtgtgtgtgttatggctGTAGGGAAGTTAAAATGTGAGAATAAAACGTGTAAGTCAGAAAAAATAAACCAGCGAGTGTGTCATGTCTCTCTCACTGAGCTGCTCTTGTGTTTATTACTGTactctgtttaaaacacacaaaggcaCTTGGGCCTTTATTTCAGAGTCTGTCaatgttattaataaaacatgcacaaattCTCAGGAGCACACCCTTCAGTCTGTGTGTGGCGTTAAACATAAAACATCAAAACCTTATTCATCTCTTTCTGAAAAACATACCCATGACAGCCATAACATCATAACACTTTAATCCTAGAGATGCACAGTTCAGCTTTAAACTGGGAAAGTGCATTTCCTGAGGAAAAAAGCAGATTGACTGCACAGAGTACGTAGTTCTCGGGTGTTGCCAAGGCATTACAGGCAGTTGCCAGACTGTTGTTAGGTGGTCAATAAGGTGAAACTGGTTTTGCTATGTGGGTTGTAGGCcatggtatttcaggtggttgctatgttgCTAGCTTTAAAAGGTGTTGCATGTGGATGCTATGTCAGTAGCTATGCTATTTCAGGTGGTTCTAAGTGTTGTCCTCTGGTGTTGCCACGTATTTGCTATGGTGTTGCTAAACTGTTCCTGGTTGCTATGGTGACTTAGGTGGTTGCTAGGCTGTTTCCAGTTGGTTACTGTGGTATCCATCATTATGACACAAGACAGGTGGAGAGTTTTTAGACCCCACTCATTCCTATGGTACGCAAAAACTTTACAACCAATACTTATGTATATGTTGCcttttcctctctgtcttttctcAGAGAAAAGGAGATCTCGGGGAATAAGACCTACTCTTTCCTCATCACACTGGACACCGATATTGGAGATCTCATCATGCTGTCTATCAGCTGGGATGACCTCCCGCTGTGGACGAACATGTGGAGCAAGATGAAGACCATAATGCCGTGGGGCAGAAAGGACAAAGGGCCAGAGATCATTATCGGCAAAATCCGAGTAAAAGCAGGAGAGACTCAGCAGAGGTAATTGACCATCTGAGTGACCGCTATGGCTTATGACATGCATCCTAGGAAGAACAGAAGATAAGATACGCACACAGTGTTTGACGAGCATAGCTTTTCAAAGAAAGTGTTGTTTATATGTAGGTCTATGTTTAGGTTCAGCATTAACTAAATATGTGAGGTGAGTGCTATACTTTTTCAAAGAAAGTCTGTGGTTTACATTCAGCTACAGGTCTATGTTTTGCCTTTAGCGTTACCTTGGTATTACACTCATTTAATTGATATCAAAGTCTTAGCTGAAAGGCCTAGATTTTGGTTAAGGTCCATTCTTTAGCCTTAGCATTAGCTTAGTGCTTGCTTTTTCCTAAGAAATTGTCGCTAAGCCATTAAGGCTTGGAATTAGCATTAGCCAAGCATTGGGTACATTTTCAAATAGAGATATCTTAGGGAAATTAAGACTGCTTAAGATTCAGGCCTTCAGTAAGTTAGGCTTAGGTCTACATCTGGGTTGTGATCAAGGCACTGGGTAAGTTAGTCAACGAAAGACTGCTTTGATCAGATTTTGGTTAGCTTTAGGGTCATGTTCTGATTTAGCTTAGCACTGAGCGAGCGCTAGCTTTTAAAGTAAGATGTTTGAAAGGTGGGATTTTAGTATAGGTTTAGGTATGGTAGCTTTATAAAAGGATTTAGGTTCAGGTTTAAGTACTTTCTATGGTTTTAGTGTTATTGGtgtggtcaggaccctcacagactTGTGTTCCCCAAGCACAGTGTTACATAAAGCATTTACTTATGGGTCTACTGCTGACAGAGTTATGTAACCAGACTAGAGAGCAGTTCAAGAGACAACTAGGCCACTCAGTAAGCAAGCTGGGTTCAGAGCCCATGGTCGCATGTAGGGGGGTGCTCTTGCTATGCATCTGCCACAGTGACCTGTTTTAAGTGGGCAGAGAGAAGATATACtacatatttaaatagaaaaaggCCCGTTTGTTGGCACACATGCAGTGGTTAATGTAAATGTTCACTCATGCAAAAGCAAATATACATCTCTAACCCACCGCAGGCACAGACCATTATCTCTAATCACTCCAGAACCAGGGGCTCGTGAAATCTTTAGAGTTCACATAATTTTACGTAACACACCTTCTAGATTCCGCATTTGAGCTACTACACTTCACACACAGCTTTGTTCATAAATGTTGCATAAATATCTCCTGAGGACTACATGCAGGAAACAGTCCTCCGTGTTCAGTGTTGTTGAAACTCATGAATACAAAATACATTGTCTTTTCTTGGAGCTTGTTTAATACTGAAAACCTTGGTGGTCATCAACATGAAACAACATCTATAAGTAAGATTTTAGCTGAATAAACCCTATGCTCACTTCAGGAAGATGTTACTTTATTATTCCCAGATCCATGTATGCAGCGCCTCCTGGTGGTGCAGAACAGATCTGTGTAAACAAAATAAGGAGTGTAATATGACTCACtgaagcctctctctctctctctaggatgGGTTTCTGTGTTCATTCGGAgggttctgtctctctccagccTTCAGAGCAGAAGCTATTTGTTCGCTGTGatgaaaactccctcagctc includes:
- the LOC136676181 gene encoding hepatic triacylglycerol lipase-like, whose protein sequence is MAVFKGLFLLLITSHLCDGRRGRGNRADAEFGMSMKMPYEPQSEFRVFSPEVDLEDACTVKLFQPHTLQSCGFNSSHPLVIITHGWSMDGMIERWATKLATALKNSQKDINVLFTDWMTLAHQHYPIAAWNTRIVGQDIAQLLIWLEDYIQVPVSKVHLIGYSLGAHISGFAGSNLASSGRTLGRITGLDPAGPLFEGMSPTDRLSPDDARFVDAIHTFTQQHLGLSVGINQPVAHFDFYPNGGSSQPGCHLHVQNLYTHLAQYGLMGFEQTVKCAHERSVHLFIDSLLNKDKQITAYKCSSDEAFNKGMCLDCRKNRCNTLGYDIKKHRTSRSKRLYLKTRSLMPFKVYHFQFRIQLFTEVETIDPSLSITLTGTLGESETLPISLEKEISGNKTYSFLITLDTDIGDLIMLSISWDDLPLWTNMWSKMKTIMPWGRKDKGPEIIIGKIRVKAGETQQRMGFCVHSEGSVSLQPSEQKLFVRCDENSLSSRRVASRR